In Selenomonas dianae, a genomic segment contains:
- a CDS encoding diaminopimelate dehydrogenase, translating into MIRIGILGYGNLGRGVEYAVEANEDMELVAIFTRRDPASVKPRTNVPVVHADKAAEWKDKVDVLILCGGSATDLPKQTPAFAKLFNVVDSFDTHANIPAHFAAVDAAAKAAGHVGVISVGWDPGLFSLARVYGNAVLTNGTDYTFWGRGVSQGHSDAIRRVPGVKDAKQYTVPVPAALEAVRSGANPELTTREKHTRECYVVLEEGADAAAVEKAIVTMPNYFSDYDTTVHFISEEKLQRDHAGLPHAGFVVRSGATGKDGEHRHVIEFNLKLDSNPEFTACVLAAYARAAHRLASEGAKGCKTVLDIAPAYLSAQSGAELRAALL; encoded by the coding sequence ATGATTCGTATTGGTATTCTTGGCTATGGCAATCTCGGACGCGGCGTGGAGTACGCGGTCGAGGCAAATGAGGATATGGAGCTGGTCGCCATCTTTACGCGGCGTGACCCTGCGTCGGTGAAGCCGCGCACAAATGTGCCGGTCGTCCACGCGGACAAGGCGGCGGAGTGGAAGGACAAGGTGGATGTACTCATCCTCTGCGGCGGTTCGGCGACCGATCTGCCGAAGCAGACGCCCGCATTTGCAAAACTGTTCAACGTCGTGGACAGCTTCGATACGCACGCAAACATTCCCGCGCATTTCGCGGCGGTGGATGCGGCGGCAAAGGCGGCGGGGCACGTCGGTGTGATCTCGGTCGGCTGGGATCCGGGGCTGTTCTCGCTCGCACGCGTCTACGGCAATGCGGTGCTCACGAACGGCACGGACTACACGTTCTGGGGACGCGGGGTCAGTCAGGGGCACTCGGATGCGATTCGCCGCGTTCCGGGCGTGAAGGATGCCAAGCAGTATACCGTCCCCGTACCCGCCGCGCTTGAGGCGGTGCGCAGCGGGGCAAATCCGGAGCTTACGACGCGCGAGAAGCATACGCGCGAGTGCTACGTCGTGCTCGAAGAGGGCGCGGATGCGGCTGCGGTGGAAAAGGCAATCGTGACGATGCCGAACTACTTCTCGGACTATGACACGACGGTGCACTTCATCAGCGAGGAGAAGCTGCAGCGTGACCATGCGGGGCTGCCCCATGCGGGCTTTGTCGTTCGCTCGGGCGCGACGGGCAAGGATGGCGAGCATAGGCACGTCATCGAGTTCAATCTGAAGCTCGACTCGAACCCCGAGTTCACGGCGTGTGTCCTCGCGGCGTACGCGCGAGCGGCGCATCGCCTTGCGTCCGAGGGGGCGAAGGGCTGCAAGACCGTCCTCGACATCGCCCCTGCCTATCTCTCGGCACAGAGTGGTGCGGAGCTGCGTGCGGCGCTGCTCTGA
- a CDS encoding autotransporter outer membrane beta-barrel domain-containing protein: MLKGMKAKRQLAAFVALAVGGAFAGAPAAYAAESATVKTGDNIGGNDGTVAHPYGDIVGTNLMNGSVAGNHLTIGELILPSPNLPRVNGTITAGGKAATTADVSGNTLTINNINLVGNAYAGEGKGSVFNNIVEMNGGTVTGELHGSHAESMVQQTGTGKTIENTVRMSGGTVTGALYGSYSIKGGATHGKVELTNAGGTVYGTVKAGADGIAIAGGRGKTSANNNDVVIERGTVEGKVYGGYAENISTNGATAANRVTIGDVKGDYTPDLTKAELYGGNDTVHYGKNELTVRTKNVTTVSAKNFDKYTFALNAGIRAGNTMLTLTEDGNALGRNVSLADFKVDATGWSGKGVNAQNQDVTGYYGDVGTVTLMKDGKTQNNPTLSNRASNLYITNPSAKPTGVSEDYEYQMSVNTYVTQDHLLAPQRSTTWREVKATFHRFQNADATYNSSAAVNGAIYGGYSIWEKRNVRDNKLKITNAGGTLLPDGTYQGTLSAYGGKTTTGADAIKNQLSMTGGVMANLYGGHAEHEGSVKENGVVLTGGTVTGEIIGGRSEGTGVVHKNTVTVDNAEVKGGVTGGSGKTTVSENEVTIQGNKIGDTVYSVIGGEVRGASIDGDDSTVRTATGNKVTITEGDIQKIVYGVYGDFWASGSAQDTYTPTVEKNIVTISGGSAKDICGAYLKKIGTALENEVTVTGTAKLGDKIYGAYTDGTARLVGNKVTIRAGSDAVVNNVYGALSNGTWSDGKGTDGEVTENKVTIESGDVRTDVVGGESTSSAYNAAVVTKNEVTITGGVVHGNVYGGITRADLPTGGDKLEKSSGGNIVTITDGRVGGLREDNSVVDTAIYGGYAHGTNKTVETGNTINLGSPDGQYSADLTHTTLYGGATTADGNTLNVKAKNITVKAVYNFQNYRFFLTDQIQAGDTMLTLTGQDPSGKLFTGTQSVDFANFGLDLTRMSNRQIAGRVTLLDASKSNGLSFTNYDPQGASAATKTNGDYEYSLRTDTDTAQGKQVLLDYNRFRNGDVKYEATDKTKDQAEWFAGLSYGGQTTTHNRLIIDGTLTRSIAAYGAKTLGKTGGSGGTTANDGNTLEIRSTGKNPFSVTEGYGGYIGRSNNAGTVQNNRVLMAGGTAGTLYGGYSKGTGAVTENTVQITGGKVTGDVYAGYAATAGQATKNTLILGADNGSYDATIEGKIYGANDTGAGADNTLVVQAGNVSVQQVKNFDTFKFVLHNNNLIGKTMLQIKGAGGLGNTIDFKKITVDAKKFNIDPTWMGSHSLRLIQSADGMNFSNYSATDLTKTYYPNDPYEAYLHINGNESTTTAAGTVTGQDVLMTVNRLRDGDRRYDGTDAKLVSDEVFTGISAMGYDVERNKLLITGTQAGGIKTFAAAGVTTGEKKANLTGNALTIDRDAALSIRDVYGAYAKNPASDGEMKENSVVLLHGNLTGNIYGAKSESKLKLSSNRVQVMNGSVVGNIYGGYSVSGDVEKSIVDLGRVTIGSIANNGSLIGGNVYGGWGKTAKDNTVTLRGTTVKGHVYGGWLSTGAAAPVTDGNTLNIYDMGTTVGYFEGFQNLNFYLSPQADTRLSMLTLTDPSHKDIRGMKLSIDINGTSAPIHSGDIISLIKLPTDKNLTTDDFTGKEYKTTKGVTLNYTFGLETRGTLANQSLIKNELVARVKNISVNPQTKSLVETQAAAIAFLGSGSDLLTDVGIPAAEAAAIQIADIVDTPYAGSEKNSAAASVPLSTLGSYQLFAAQSFGNMRLKSGSYVDTKGWNLNVGYARRNDLIDRSITFGPFVEYGRGSYDSYLDDGTHGNGKTDYLGIGVMAKTESENGLYIEGSLRTGRAKSDYSGRIGTSSTGYDLSSNYVAGHLGIGQKTELDSGNKVETYAKYFYAHQAGTSAKLSTGETYDFGASTSSRIRLGTRYTVKNDLSGEFYAGLAWEYEFDGKGTAAFEGYNLPGTSLKGSTTLLELGYRFAPVDSTVTYGLNLTAFKGKRKGVTGGFNIAWAF; this comes from the coding sequence ATGCTCAAAGGAATGAAAGCAAAGCGGCAGCTCGCCGCATTTGTCGCGCTCGCCGTTGGCGGTGCGTTTGCAGGTGCGCCTGCGGCGTATGCGGCAGAGAGTGCGACCGTCAAGACTGGGGACAACATTGGCGGAAATGATGGGACAGTGGCACATCCCTACGGCGATATTGTCGGCACGAATCTGATGAACGGATCCGTAGCGGGCAACCATCTCACCATCGGAGAGTTAATCCTGCCAAGTCCTAATCTGCCGCGCGTGAACGGAACGATTACGGCGGGCGGCAAGGCGGCGACGACCGCAGACGTGTCGGGCAATACGCTCACCATTAACAACATCAACCTCGTCGGGAACGCCTATGCCGGCGAGGGTAAGGGGAGCGTATTCAACAACATCGTCGAGATGAACGGCGGCACGGTGACGGGCGAACTCCACGGCAGTCATGCAGAGAGCATGGTTCAGCAGACAGGGACGGGCAAAACAATCGAAAATACCGTTCGCATGAGCGGCGGCACGGTGACAGGGGCACTTTATGGTTCGTATTCTATCAAAGGCGGCGCGACGCACGGCAAGGTGGAACTCACGAATGCGGGCGGCACCGTGTACGGAACGGTCAAGGCGGGGGCGGACGGCATTGCCATCGCGGGCGGCAGGGGCAAGACCTCGGCGAACAACAACGATGTCGTCATCGAGCGCGGCACGGTCGAGGGCAAGGTCTACGGCGGCTATGCCGAGAATATCTCCACCAACGGAGCAACGGCTGCCAACCGCGTCACCATCGGTGATGTGAAGGGCGACTATACGCCGGATCTCACGAAGGCGGAGCTTTACGGCGGCAATGATACGGTTCACTACGGGAAAAACGAACTGACCGTACGGACAAAGAACGTTACCACGGTCTCCGCGAAGAATTTTGACAAATATACATTTGCACTGAATGCGGGCATCCGTGCGGGCAATACCATGCTCACGCTGACCGAGGACGGGAATGCGCTCGGGCGTAACGTGAGCCTCGCAGACTTCAAGGTCGATGCGACAGGTTGGAGCGGCAAGGGGGTCAATGCACAGAATCAGGATGTGACGGGCTACTATGGTGATGTCGGTACCGTTACGCTGATGAAGGACGGCAAAACGCAAAACAATCCTACACTGAGCAACCGTGCCTCAAACCTCTACATTACGAACCCTTCTGCCAAGCCGACGGGGGTCAGCGAAGACTACGAGTATCAGATGTCGGTGAACACTTATGTGACACAAGATCATCTTCTTGCTCCCCAACGCTCGACAACGTGGCGTGAGGTCAAGGCTACCTTCCATCGCTTCCAGAACGCCGATGCGACCTATAACAGTTCCGCTGCTGTAAACGGTGCTATCTACGGCGGCTATTCCATCTGGGAGAAGCGGAACGTCCGTGACAACAAGCTGAAAATTACAAACGCAGGAGGTACACTTCTGCCGGACGGAACATATCAGGGGACGCTTTCGGCATACGGCGGCAAGACAACCACAGGGGCAGATGCCATTAAAAACCAGCTCAGTATGACGGGCGGCGTGATGGCGAACCTTTACGGTGGTCATGCGGAACACGAGGGCAGTGTCAAGGAGAATGGGGTTGTCCTCACGGGTGGCACGGTAACAGGCGAGATCATCGGCGGACGCTCTGAGGGAACGGGCGTCGTTCATAAAAACACCGTCACCGTGGACAACGCAGAGGTCAAGGGCGGTGTCACGGGCGGTTCCGGCAAAACGACCGTCTCGGAGAACGAGGTCACCATTCAGGGGAACAAGATCGGCGATACCGTTTATTCGGTCATTGGCGGCGAAGTACGTGGCGCATCCATCGACGGCGACGACAGCACCGTCCGCACGGCGACAGGGAACAAGGTCACGATCACCGAGGGCGATATTCAGAAAATTGTCTATGGTGTCTACGGTGATTTCTGGGCATCGGGCAGTGCACAGGATACCTATACGCCGACTGTCGAGAAAAACATAGTCACGATCAGCGGTGGCTCTGCAAAGGACATCTGCGGCGCATATCTGAAGAAGATCGGTACGGCATTGGAGAACGAGGTCACGGTGACGGGGACGGCGAAGCTCGGCGATAAGATCTATGGTGCCTACACAGACGGTACTGCCCGTCTGGTGGGGAACAAGGTCACAATTCGTGCCGGCTCGGATGCCGTCGTCAACAACGTCTACGGCGCACTCTCCAACGGTACATGGTCCGACGGCAAAGGCACGGACGGCGAGGTGACGGAAAACAAGGTCACGATTGAAAGCGGCGACGTTCGCACCGATGTCGTCGGTGGAGAGAGTACCTCGTCGGCGTACAATGCCGCTGTCGTTACGAAGAACGAGGTCACCATCACGGGCGGCGTCGTCCATGGAAATGTGTACGGTGGCATCACACGTGCCGATCTTCCCACGGGCGGGGATAAACTGGAAAAATCGTCCGGTGGGAACATCGTCACCATCACAGACGGGCGCGTCGGAGGTTTGCGTGAGGACAACTCCGTCGTGGATACTGCCATCTACGGCGGCTATGCCCATGGGACGAACAAGACCGTTGAGACGGGGAACACGATCAACCTCGGTTCGCCGGACGGACAGTACAGCGCAGATCTCACGCATACGACCCTCTACGGCGGCGCAACGACAGCAGACGGCAACACACTGAATGTCAAGGCGAAGAACATCACCGTCAAGGCGGTTTATAACTTCCAAAACTACAGGTTCTTCCTCACCGATCAGATCCAAGCGGGCGACACCATGCTCACGCTGACGGGGCAGGATCCCTCGGGCAAACTCTTTACGGGGACGCAGAGCGTGGACTTTGCGAACTTCGGGCTGGATCTGACACGGATGTCGAACCGGCAGATTGCGGGCAGGGTCACACTTCTCGACGCCTCCAAGTCCAACGGGCTGTCGTTTACGAACTACGATCCGCAGGGCGCATCGGCGGCGACGAAGACGAACGGAGACTATGAGTATTCCCTGCGTACGGATACGGATACGGCACAGGGCAAGCAAGTCCTGCTCGACTACAACCGTTTCCGAAACGGCGATGTAAAATACGAAGCGACGGATAAAACGAAGGATCAGGCAGAGTGGTTTGCCGGCCTCTCCTACGGCGGGCAGACGACCACGCACAACCGCCTGATCATCGACGGCACGCTGACCCGCAGCATCGCGGCATACGGCGCCAAGACCCTCGGCAAGACGGGCGGCTCGGGCGGCACAACCGCCAATGACGGGAACACCCTCGAAATTCGCTCCACGGGCAAAAATCCCTTCTCTGTGACAGAGGGCTACGGCGGCTACATCGGTCGCAGCAACAATGCCGGCACAGTGCAGAACAACCGCGTCCTCATGGCGGGCGGCACGGCAGGGACGCTCTATGGAGGCTACTCGAAAGGAACGGGTGCGGTTACGGAGAATACCGTTCAGATTACGGGCGGCAAGGTGACGGGCGATGTCTATGCGGGCTATGCTGCGACCGCAGGTCAGGCGACGAAGAATACCCTCATCCTCGGTGCGGACAACGGCAGCTACGATGCGACCATCGAGGGCAAGATCTACGGTGCGAACGATACCGGTGCCGGTGCGGACAATACACTCGTCGTGCAGGCGGGCAATGTCTCCGTGCAGCAGGTGAAGAACTTCGACACCTTCAAATTTGTTCTCCACAACAACAACCTCATCGGCAAGACCATGCTCCAAATCAAGGGAGCGGGCGGTCTTGGCAACACGATTGATTTCAAGAAAATCACGGTGGATGCCAAGAAGTTCAACATTGACCCGACGTGGATGGGGTCGCACTCTCTGCGGCTCATTCAGAGTGCGGACGGGATGAACTTCTCGAACTACTCCGCGACGGATCTCACAAAGACCTACTATCCGAACGATCCCTACGAAGCCTATCTGCACATCAACGGCAACGAGAGCACGACGACAGCTGCGGGAACGGTCACGGGGCAGGATGTTCTGATGACAGTCAACCGTCTGCGTGACGGCGACCGCCGCTATGACGGCACGGATGCCAAACTCGTGAGCGATGAGGTGTTCACGGGTATCTCTGCGATGGGCTATGATGTGGAGCGGAACAAGCTCCTCATCACGGGAACGCAGGCAGGCGGCATCAAGACCTTTGCTGCGGCAGGTGTCACGACGGGTGAAAAGAAGGCGAACCTCACGGGCAACGCGCTCACCATCGACCGCGATGCGGCTCTGAGCATCCGTGACGTATACGGCGCCTATGCGAAGAACCCCGCGAGCGACGGAGAGATGAAGGAGAACAGCGTCGTCCTCCTGCACGGCAATCTCACGGGCAACATCTACGGTGCAAAGTCCGAGAGCAAGCTGAAGCTCTCCTCCAACCGCGTTCAGGTGATGAATGGCTCGGTTGTGGGCAATATCTACGGCGGATACTCGGTCAGCGGCGATGTGGAAAAGAGCATTGTCGATCTCGGGCGCGTTACCATCGGGAGCATTGCAAACAACGGCAGTCTGATCGGCGGCAATGTCTACGGCGGCTGGGGCAAGACGGCAAAGGACAACACCGTTACGCTGCGCGGTACGACCGTGAAGGGGCACGTCTACGGCGGTTGGCTTTCGACCGGTGCAGCGGCTCCCGTTACGGACGGCAATACGCTGAATATCTATGATATGGGTACGACGGTGGGCTATTTCGAGGGGTTCCAGAACCTCAATTTCTACCTCAGCCCGCAGGCGGATACGCGCCTTTCGATGCTGACGCTGACCGATCCTTCGCATAAGGATATTCGCGGGATGAAGCTGAGTATCGACATCAATGGAACCAGTGCGCCGATTCACAGCGGCGACATCATCAGCCTCATCAAGCTGCCCACGGACAAGAATCTCACGACGGACGACTTTACCGGCAAGGAGTATAAGACCACGAAGGGGGTTACGCTGAACTATACCTTTGGTCTTGAGACGCGCGGTACGCTTGCGAATCAGTCGCTCATCAAGAACGAGCTTGTCGCACGGGTGAAGAACATATCCGTAAACCCGCAGACGAAATCCCTTGTCGAGACACAGGCGGCGGCGATTGCGTTCCTCGGGAGCGGCTCCGACCTCCTCACGGATGTCGGCATCCCCGCAGCGGAGGCGGCGGCGATCCAGATCGCGGACATCGTGGACACCCCGTATGCCGGCAGTGAGAAAAACTCTGCGGCTGCCTCCGTTCCCCTCTCCACACTCGGCAGCTATCAGCTGTTTGCGGCGCAGAGCTTCGGCAATATGCGTCTCAAGTCCGGCTCCTACGTCGATACGAAGGGATGGAACCTCAACGTTGGCTATGCACGCCGCAACGACCTCATCGACCGCTCCATCACGTTCGGACCGTTCGTCGAATACGGGCGCGGCTCGTACGACTCCTATCTCGACGACGGCACGCACGGCAACGGCAAGACCGACTACCTCGGTATCGGTGTCATGGCAAAGACGGAGAGCGAGAACGGTCTGTACATTGAGGGCAGTTTGCGCACCGGCCGTGCAAAGAGCGACTACAGCGGCAGAATCGGCACGTCAAGCACCGGCTATGATCTGTCGAGCAACTACGTTGCCGGACATCTCGGCATCGGACAGAAGACGGAGCTGGACAGCGGCAACAAGGTCGAGACCTATGCGAAATACTTCTATGCGCATCAGGCGGGCACGAGTGCAAAGCTCTCGACCGGCGAGACCTACGATTTCGGCGCATCGACTTCGAGCCGCATCCGTCTCGGCACGCGCTACACCGTAAAGAACGACCTGAGCGGCGAGTTCTATGCGGGGCTTGCATGGGAATACGAGTTTGACGGCAAGGGTACGGCAGCTTTCGAGGGCTACAACCTGCCGGGGACAAGCCTCAAGGGCAGCACAACCCTCCTCGAACTCGGATACCGTTTCGCCCCCGTGGACAGCACCGTCACCTACGGTCTGAACCTCACGGCATTCAAGGGCAAGCGCAAGGGTGTCACGGGCGGATTCAACATTGCGTGGGCATTCTAA
- a CDS encoding thioesterase family protein, with protein sequence MDYTSKIAAGMTHEAVDTVTDANTALTVGSGSLAVYATPAMAALMERAAAELCQQECPAGWTTVGTSLNIAHRAATPTGLTVRAIAAVTAVDGRAISLKVTAYDEREEIGSGTHTRFAVAVDKFMAKAEGKR encoded by the coding sequence ATGGACTACACGAGCAAGATCGCCGCCGGCATGACACATGAGGCGGTGGACACGGTGACGGATGCAAATACGGCTCTGACGGTCGGCAGCGGTTCGCTCGCCGTGTATGCAACGCCTGCGATGGCGGCACTGATGGAGCGAGCGGCGGCAGAGCTTTGTCAGCAGGAGTGTCCCGCAGGTTGGACGACGGTCGGCACATCGCTGAACATCGCGCACCGTGCGGCGACCCCGACGGGGCTGACGGTACGTGCCATCGCCGCGGTGACGGCGGTGGACGGACGCGCGATTTCACTCAAGGTGACAGCGTACGACGAGCGCGAGGAGATCGGCAGCGGCACGCACACGCGCTTTGCCGTCGCCGTGGACAAATTTATGGCAAAGGCGGAGGGAAAACGGTAA
- the ilvN gene encoding acetolactate synthase small subunit gives MKHVLSVFVENQTGVLVRVVSMFSRREFNIDSLSVGVTESPDFSRITVVMQGDGNLVEQMIKQLEKMPVVRAVQRLDERQAACRGMTLIKVRADDANRLDVLKMGELFRAHVVDVESASIIFEITGSDDKVTAFLKVIKPYGIVEVIRTGLIALERGEHTIYEHCEEREYYGKNLL, from the coding sequence ATGAAACACGTGCTGTCCGTCTTTGTGGAGAACCAGACAGGGGTTCTGGTGCGCGTCGTGAGTATGTTTTCCCGGCGCGAGTTCAACATCGACAGCCTGTCTGTCGGCGTGACGGAGTCGCCGGATTTCTCGCGCATCACGGTAGTGATGCAGGGGGATGGAAATCTCGTCGAGCAGATGATCAAGCAGTTGGAAAAAATGCCCGTCGTGCGGGCGGTTCAGCGGCTGGACGAAAGACAAGCGGCGTGCCGCGGCATGACGCTCATCAAGGTGCGGGCGGACGATGCGAATCGCCTCGACGTACTCAAGATGGGCGAGTTGTTCCGTGCCCACGTCGTCGATGTGGAGTCCGCCTCGATCATCTTTGAGATCACGGGCAGCGACGACAAGGTGACGGCGTTTCTGAAGGTTATCAAACCCTACGGCATCGTCGAGGTCATTCGCACGGGGCTCATCGCGCTTGAGCGAGGGGAACACACCATTTATGAGCATTGTGAGGAGCGGGAGTACTATGGCAAAAACTTACTATGA
- a CDS encoding class I SAM-dependent methyltransferase, with product MGLLRKFFSNMGNPQGKMGKFVIAMMNRGHAGIAAWGFSHLDLQGNEQVLDCGCGGGANVAVFLRMVDEGHVTGLDYSTVSVEKAREVNRAAIEAGRCAIVQGNVLELPFENEQFDVVTAFETVYFWPEIARCFTEIHRVLKAGGVFMITNETSGKTGAHEKWQKLVDGLSVYTGEELEALLTGAGFARVEIDEDLAHDRLNVRAYKA from the coding sequence ATGGGTCTGCTTCGTAAATTTTTCAGCAATATGGGAAACCCTCAAGGGAAGATGGGAAAATTTGTCATCGCCATGATGAATCGTGGTCATGCGGGCATTGCGGCGTGGGGCTTTTCGCATCTCGACCTGCAAGGAAATGAGCAGGTGCTTGACTGCGGCTGCGGCGGCGGGGCAAACGTCGCCGTGTTCCTGCGGATGGTGGACGAGGGGCATGTGACGGGGCTGGACTACTCGACCGTCTCCGTGGAAAAGGCGCGGGAGGTGAACCGCGCGGCAATCGAGGCGGGACGTTGTGCGATCGTGCAGGGGAATGTACTGGAGCTGCCGTTTGAGAATGAACAGTTTGACGTTGTGACGGCATTTGAAACGGTGTATTTCTGGCCGGAGATTGCGCGCTGCTTTACCGAAATTCATCGTGTGCTGAAAGCGGGCGGCGTGTTTATGATAACGAACGAAACAAGCGGTAAGACGGGCGCACATGAAAAGTGGCAGAAACTCGTCGATGGACTGTCTGTCTATACGGGTGAGGAACTTGAGGCACTGCTCACGGGCGCGGGCTTTGCACGCGTGGAGATTGACGAGGATTTGGCGCATGACCGTCTGAACGTTCGGGCGTATAAGGCATAG
- the ricT gene encoding regulatory iron-sulfur-containing complex subunit RicT has translation MQTIVGVRFKPAGKIYSFGQGQLTIVEGDYVVVETTRGMECGRVVIPPRAVSDGSVPPNLRVVHRVADPSDLARIEENHAREREAHTVCEEKIRELGLKMKLVDVELTFDLSKMLFYFTADGRVDFRQLVRELAGVFRTRIELRQIGVRDEAKMMGGMGCCGRPLCCATFLGDFVPVSIRMAKEQNLSLNPTKISGICGRLMCCLKYESEGYGCGGCMRVKKTEYTPAVSDRVLAEDGEGRVVAVSEQRRTATILMDDGKTVVAAWEDVARAEDAEQEGCPQRTQERTHTPHRERRERERTPRDSRAGQERRERPARRQHERTERTPRDGRENRVGQERPAKNRRPHSRRRHNRPRPQRDDVPHE, from the coding sequence TTGCAAACGATTGTAGGTGTCCGCTTCAAACCGGCGGGCAAGATATACTCCTTCGGACAGGGGCAGCTGACCATTGTCGAGGGCGATTATGTCGTCGTCGAGACCACGCGCGGCATGGAGTGTGGCAGGGTTGTCATTCCGCCGCGTGCGGTGTCCGATGGATCCGTGCCGCCGAATCTCCGCGTCGTCCACCGCGTTGCGGATCCCTCCGACCTCGCACGCATCGAGGAGAATCATGCACGGGAGCGGGAGGCACACACCGTCTGCGAGGAGAAGATTCGAGAACTCGGACTGAAAATGAAGCTCGTCGATGTCGAGCTGACCTTTGACCTGTCGAAAATGCTCTTTTATTTTACCGCAGACGGGCGCGTGGACTTCCGCCAGCTCGTACGTGAACTCGCGGGCGTGTTCCGCACGCGCATCGAGCTGCGTCAGATCGGCGTGCGCGACGAGGCGAAGATGATGGGCGGTATGGGCTGCTGCGGGCGGCCGCTGTGCTGCGCGACCTTCCTCGGCGACTTCGTGCCCGTCTCCATTCGCATGGCAAAGGAGCAGAACCTCTCGCTCAACCCCACGAAGATCTCGGGCATCTGCGGGCGGCTCATGTGCTGCCTGAAATACGAGAGCGAGGGCTACGGCTGCGGCGGCTGTATGCGTGTGAAAAAGACCGAGTACACACCTGCGGTCAGCGACCGCGTCCTTGCCGAGGATGGGGAGGGACGCGTCGTGGCGGTCAGCGAACAGCGTCGTACGGCGACCATCCTGATGGACGACGGGAAAACCGTCGTTGCTGCATGGGAGGATGTCGCACGCGCCGAGGACGCGGAGCAGGAGGGCTGTCCGCAACGTACGCAGGAACGGACGCATACGCCGCACAGGGAGCGCAGAGAGCGTGAGCGTACGCCCCGTGACAGCCGTGCCGGACAGGAGCGGCGGGAGCGTCCCGCGCGTCGGCAGCACGAGCGTACAGAGCGTACGCCGCGCGACGGGCGCGAGAACCGTGTAGGGCAGGAACGCCCCGCAAAGAATCGCCGCCCGCACAGCAGACGGCGGCACAACCGTCCGCGTCCGCAGCGGGACGATGTACCGCATGAGTGA
- a CDS encoding tRNA1(Val) (adenine(37)-N6)-methyltransferase — MSERIDLRPNERIDDLSLGGRRIIQRTDEFCFSMDAVLLAHFPTLRGRERVLDLGTGTGVIPLLVADFAAHITAVELSPVQAELAARNVRMNGLTEKITVREGDYRDPPALFACGAYDLVFSNPPYRPVTSGALSVGARAAARHEITATLADTVHAASYALRYGGRLVLVHLPERLGEIVLALHAEHLAVKRLRMVQPRADRAPNLMLIEALKGAALTGMRHEPALIVRDAEGRYTEEIRSIYGQEM; from the coding sequence ATGAGTGAGCGGATCGACCTGCGCCCGAACGAGCGCATCGACGACCTCTCGTTGGGCGGACGGCGCATCATCCAGCGCACGGATGAATTCTGCTTTTCGATGGATGCCGTTCTCCTCGCACATTTCCCGACGCTCAGAGGACGCGAGCGCGTGCTCGACCTCGGCACGGGGACGGGGGTCATTCCGCTCCTCGTCGCAGATTTCGCGGCGCATATCACGGCAGTGGAGCTCAGTCCCGTGCAGGCGGAGCTTGCCGCGCGGAACGTCCGGATGAACGGACTCACAGAGAAAATAACGGTGCGGGAGGGCGACTATCGCGACCCTCCCGCTCTTTTTGCGTGCGGAGCATATGATCTCGTATTCAGCAATCCGCCGTACCGCCCCGTGACAAGCGGAGCTCTCAGCGTGGGCGCACGCGCGGCGGCACGTCACGAAATCACCGCGACCCTTGCCGACACCGTACACGCCGCATCGTACGCCCTCCGTTACGGCGGACGGCTCGTTCTGGTACACCTGCCCGAACGGCTCGGCGAGATCGTTCTCGCCCTCCACGCGGAGCACCTTGCCGTCAAGCGTCTGCGCATGGTACAGCCGCGTGCGGATCGTGCGCCGAACCTCATGCTCATCGAGGCGCTCAAGGGCGCGGCACTCACAGGGATGCGCCACGAGCCCGCACTCATCGTGCGCGACGCGGAGGGGCGGTATACCGAGGAGATTCGCAGCATTTATGGGCAGGAGATGTGA